A region of Sugiyamaella lignohabitans strain CBS 10342 chromosome A, complete sequence DNA encodes the following proteins:
- the PEP4 gene encoding proteinase A, giving the protein MLTKSLLVSMLALSSTQAAPAVDDLKTISFPLHSKRSVAGTSALTPIKNTGEQVSTAMVLVSEFLSTQQNKPLGQSLAANSGVQGTPEAIIEQHGNDISYYLDLEIGSSGQNFSVIIDTGSYYTWVYGTNCTNSVCTSHNQYDISKSTSASVLGQNFSIQYTTSTVSGDVISDVVSFAGFETILDFGAADQAGNTFASFPIDGIMGLSANDYAPTTFPGVLTTLKNQSLIDERVFAVNLGIAAHPDDQGSITFGGVDTSKYNGDISYTAVQSGQVLWTIPVDSTSVNGNVIDFGGNRSAVVDTGTTLLVMPPDDALKIHGRIQGSETDGTNFAIPCDTDVTLDLEFNGVQWQITKDNFIGSPLQSNATMCATNIQGINIQDSNWILGDVFLKTVYTVFDMDGQRVGFANKTIGSTDGTPKDSLILPSLLTSSSASSSSATSTSSSSSSSTASSSLASSTTTGPSTSTNSASASKTSTTSKVSSLPASSMSSNISTTSAQASTPAATQSTKASHSSDTSAASSNIQNLWFAIAIFLTMAFL; this is encoded by the coding sequence ATGTTGACCAAAAGTCTACTAGTGAGCATGTTAGCTCTAAGTTCGACCCAGGCTGCTCCGGCTGTAGATGACCTGAAAACCATTTCCTTCCCATTACACAGCAAAAGAAGCGTGGCAGGTACCTCAGCTTTAACACCAATCAAAAATACAGGGGAGCAAGTATCAACAGCTATGGTGCTTGTTAGCGAGTTTCTCAGCACACAACAAAACAAGCCCCTTGGTCAGTCACTAGCCGCCAACAGCGGAGTCCAAGGAACTCCTGAGGCCATCATCGAACAACACGGAAACGATATTTCTTATTATCTCGATCTTGAAATAGGTTCTAGTGGGCAGAATTTCAGTGTCATCATTGATACCGGTTCCTATTATACATGGGTTTATGGCACAAATTGTACAAACAGCGTGTGCACCTCTCATAACCAGTATGATATTTCAAAGTCTACTAGTGCAAGTGTACTGGGCCAAAACTTTTCAATCCAATACACCACAAGTACTGTGTCTGGCGATGTAATCAGCGACGTAGTCTCGTTTGCTGGTTTCGAAACCATTCTAGACTTTGGTGCAGCGGACCAGGCTGGTAATACGTTTGCTTCATTTCCCATTGATGGTATTATGGGTTTATCGGCAAATGACTATGCACCCACTACCTTTCCAGGTGTATTGACCACCCTCAAGAATCAGAGCCTTATTGATGAGCGGGTTTTTGCTGTCAATCTTGGCATTGCTGCTCATCCTGATGACCAAGGCAGTATTACATTCGGCGGTGTTGATACCTCCAAATACAACGGAGATATTTCGTATACTGCTGTTCAGAGTGGCCAAGTTTTATGGACTATTCCTGTCGACAGCACCTCTGTCAATGGTAATGTCATAGATTTCGGAGGAAACAGatctgctgttgtggaCACTGGTACAACTCTGTTGGTTATGCCTCCTGATGATGCCCTTAAAATCCATGGTCGTATTCAGGGCTCTGAAACTGATGGCACTAACTTTGCTATTCCTTGCGACACTGACGTTACCCTAGATCTGGAATTCAACGGAGTTCAATGGCAGATCACTAAGGACAATTTCATTGGCAGTCCACTTCAAAGCAATGCAACTATGTGTGCCACTAATATCCAAGGAATTAACATTCAAGATTCCAATTGGATTCTCGGTGATGTGTTTTTGAAAACCGTTTACACTGTTTTTGATATGGATGGTCAGCGTGTTGGATTTGCCAATAAGACCATCGGTTCTACCGATGGCACCCCTAAAGATTCATTAATTCTGCCGTCGCTCTTGACTAgttcttctgcttcttcgtcttctgcGACTtccacctcttcttctagctCATCATCAACGGCAAGCTCAAGTCTAGcttccagcaccaccactggaCCATCAACTAGCACCAACTCCGCATCTGCATCCAAAACTTCCACAACCTCAAAAGTCTCATCTTTGCCTGCCTCCTCTATGTCTTCTAATATTTCCACCACCAGTGCCCAAGCATCTACTCCGGCAGCCACCCAATCGACTAAGGCTTCTCATTCCTCAGACACCTCTGCTGCCTCGTCTAATATTCAAAATCTTTGGTTCGCTATTGCTATCTTTTTGACAATGGCATTTTTATAG
- the HLJ1 gene encoding Hlj1p (Co-chaperone for Hsp40p; anchored in the ER membrane; with its homolog Ydj1p promotes ER-associated protein degradation (ERAD) of integral membrane substrates; similar to E. coli DnaJ; GO_component: GO:0005783 - endoplasmic reticulum [Evidence IDA] [PMID 14562095]; GO_component: GO:0005789 - endoplasmic reticulum membrane [Evidence IDA,ISS] [PMID 12514182]; GO_function: GO:0001671 - ATPase activator activity [Evidence IDA] [PMID 15342786]; GO_process: GO:0030433 - ER-associated ubiquitin-dependent protein catabolic process [Evidence IMP] [PMID 15252059]; GO_process: GO:0030433 - ER-associated ubiquitin-dependent protein catabolic process [Evidence IGI,IMP] [PMID 15342786]), with protein MSSTGAEKSTTSATNRSHNQGRQDRSYTPAQMAAVTRVRKCRHTDYYAILDIESPSSDSEVRKSYRKLALIMHPDKNGAPGADEAFKLVSKAFQVLSDPDKKRIFDQTGADPDSRGGGGGGGFGGGAGSRAAASGFAGGSPFGADISPDDLFNMFFGGGFGGAGGAGGGFQQFGGFGGPGIRVHTFGGGSSPFAAFQQGAGTRRQAGTGTTRQQQQEPFSIRQLFELLPLMLLFFVPVLFSLFGDSSSSTGLRTPRYEFKSVPPYTLERTTPLHHIPYYVKPEDVTQLPERKLRQLDRQAEVSYVQALKNRCYHEYENKQQKISDAKGWFFVDTDAYNEAIQIPLPSCDRLDTLGVAYNR; from the coding sequence ATGTCATCTACTGGAGCAGAGAAATCTACTACGTCGGCGACGAACAGATCGCATAACCAGGGTCGTCAAGATCGAAGTTATACACCAGCTCAAATGGCTGCCGTCACTCGAGTACGGAAATGTAGGCATACCGATTATTATGCCATTTTAGATATAGAGTCACCATCTTCTGATAGTGAAGTACGAAAGTCATACAGAAAGCTCGCGTTGATAATGCACCCAGACAAGAATGGAGCTCCCGGAGCAGATGAAGCTTTTAAACTTGTATCCAAGGCATTCCAAGTTCTATCGGATCCTGATAAAAAGCGTATCTTTGATCAGACCGGTGCAGACCCTGATAGCcgtggtggaggtggaggaggaggatttggtggaggtgctggttcccgagctgctgctagtggaTTTGCTGGAGGGTCACCATTTGGTGCAGATATTTCACCAGATGATTTATTTAACATGTtctttggtggtggttttgGTGGAGCTGGCGGTGCAGGAGGTGGATTCCAACAGTTTGGTGGATTTGGTGGCCCGGGTATAAGAGTACATACTTTCGGAGGCGGTAGTTCTCCATTTGCTGCATTCCAGCAAGGAGCTGGTACAAGGAGGCAGGCTGGTACTGGCACCActcgtcaacaacaacaagaaccATTCTCAATTAGACAGCTGTTTGAATTGTTACCACTAatgctgctattttttGTGCCAGTTCTTTTCTCACTATTTGGAgactcatcttcatcgacCGGACTTCGAACTCCCAGGTACGAATTTAAGAGCGTTCCTCCATATACTCTAGAACGAACTACTCCATTGCATCATATTCCATACTATGTCAAGCCGGAAGACGTTACCCAATTGCCTGAACGCAAGTTGCGTCAATTGGACCGTCAGGCAGAGGTTTCATATGTTCAGGCTCTTAAGAACAGATGTTACCACGAATATGAAAATAAGCAGCAAAAAATTTCGGACGCCAAGGGCTGGTTTTTCGTCGACACTGATGCATATAACGAAGCCATTCAGATCCCATTACCCAGTTGTGACAGACTGGACACATTAGGTGTCGCTTATAATAGGTAG
- the POL3 gene encoding DNA-directed DNA polymerase delta POL3 (Catalytic subunit of DNA polymerase delta; required for chromosomal DNA replication during mitosis and meiosis, intragenic recombination, repair of double strand DNA breaks, and DNA replication during nucleotide excision repair (NER); GO_component: GO:0043625 - delta DNA polymerase complex [Evidence IBA]; GO_component: GO:0043625 - delta DNA polymerase complex [Evidence TAS] [PMID 9745046]; GO_component: GO:0005634 - nucleus [Evidence IEA,IEA]; GO_component: GO:0005657 - replication fork [Evidence IDA] [PMID 15773893]; GO_function: GO:0008296 - 3'-5'-exodeoxyribonuclease activity [Evidence IBA]; GO_function: GO:0008296 - 3'-5'-exodeoxyribonuclease activity [Evidence IMP] [PMID 1648480]; GO_function: GO:0051539 - 4 iron, 4 sulfur cluster binding [Evidence IEA]; GO_function: GO:0003677 - DNA binding [Evidence IEA,IEA]; GO_function: GO:0003887 - DNA-directed DNA polymerase activity [Evidence IEA,IEA,IEA]; GO_function: GO:0003887 - DNA-directed DNA polymerase activity [Evidence IDA,IMP] [PMID 1678279]; GO_function: GO:0003887 - DNA-directed DNA polymerase activity [Evidence IDA] [PMID 18635534]; GO_function: GO:0004527 - exonuclease activity [Evidence IEA]; GO_function: GO:0016787 - hydrolase activity [Evidence IEA]; GO_function: GO:0051536 - iron-sulfur cluster binding [Evidence IEA]; GO_function: GO:0046872 - metal ion binding [Evidence IEA]; GO_function: GO:0004518 - nuclease activity [Evidence IEA]; GO_function: GO:0003676 - nucleic acid binding [Evidence IEA]; GO_function: GO:0000166 - nucleotide binding [Evidence IEA]; GO_function: GO:0016779 - nucleotidyltransferase activity [Evidence IEA]; GO_function: GO:0016740 - transferase activity [Evidence IEA]; GO_process: GO:0006260 - DNA replication [Evidence IEA,IEA]; GO_process: GO:0006260 - DNA replication [Evidence IMP] [PMID 1678279]; GO_process: GO:0045004 - DNA replication proofreading [Evidence IBA]; GO_process: GO:0043137 - DNA replication, removal of RNA primer [Evidence IDA] [PMID 16837458]; GO_process: GO:0006278 - RNA-dependent DNA replication [Evidence IDA] [PMID 17429354]; GO_process: GO:0006287 - base-excision repair, gap-filling [Evidence IBA]; GO_process: GO:0045005 - maintenance of fidelity involved in DNA-dependent DNA replication [Evidence IGI] [PMID 15601866]; GO_process: GO:0090305 - nucleic acid phosphodiester bond hydrolysis [Evidence IEA]; GO_process: GO:0006139 - nucleobase-containing compound metabolic process [Evidence IEA]; GO_process: GO:0006297 - nucleotide-excision repair, DNA gap filling [Evidence IBA]; GO_process: GO:0007346 - regulation of mitotic cell cycle [Evidence IBA]), whose translation MKESLWGFNGNAQSPFLKIVANDPRGINKLRGIFERGEGRLSGFNGPVMTFDNVAYVLRAMIDCHITGMSWMTLPAGKYIVEDRKIISHCQIEVSINYKDLISHPSEGEWLKVAPLRILSFDIECAGRKGIFPEAKIDPIIQIANVVQRQGEKRPFIRNVFTIDTCAQIVGTEIFENTNEREMLIKWRDFIVESDPDVIIGYNTTNFDLPYLLDRAEALGVDDFPYFGRLSNVRQTAKDSTFSSKAYGTRESKVINIDGRLQIDMLQYIQREYKLRSYTLNSVSANFLDEQKEDVHHSIITELQNGTAESRRRLAVYCLKDSYLPLRLMDKLMTLVNYTEMARVTGVPFSFLLTRGQQIKVISQLFRKALETGLVIPNLRQEGSSDEQYEGATVIEPIRGYYDVPISTLDFSSLYPSIMMAHNLCYTTLLDKQTVDRLNLVKDVDYTLTPNNDMFVKASKRKGLLPIILEELLSARKQAKNDLKRETDPFKRAVLDGRQLALKISANSVYGFTGATIGKLPCLAISSSVTAFGRQMIEQTKTEVEKTYSIANGYKYNAQVVYGDTDSVMVKFGPQDLKECMDLGLEAANHVSSKFLKPIKLEFEKVYFPYLLINKKRYAGLYWTRPEKFDKMDTKGIETVRRDNCRLVQNVIDTVLRKILIDRDTDGAQNYVKQMISNLLRNQVDLSQLVITKALSRNDYAGKQAHVELAERMRKRDAGSAPTLGDRVAYVIIKGTVGGKNYEKSEDPIYVLDNNIPIDTKYYLENQLANPLIRIFEPILGKDKAQQLLTGEHTRTISVATPSTGGLMKFAVKTELCKSCKRPLRGAYAKGAVCQDCTDRAEELYMDTLAKVNALEEKFARLWTQCQRCQGSLHQDVLCSSKDCPIFYMRKKSQKDVQNGIAELAKFDHTAW comes from the coding sequence ATGAAAGAGAGTTTATGGGGCTTTAATGGCAATGCCCAGTCTCCATTTTTGAAGATTGTCGCCAACGACCCAAGAGGCATCAACAAGCTCAGAGGCATCTTTGAACGTGGCGAAGGCAGACTTTCAGGGTTCAATGGACCTGTTATGACGTTTGATAATGTTGCATACGTTCTCAGGGCTATGATAGATTGTCACATCACCGGTATGTCTTGGATGACACTACCCGCAGGAAAGTATATTGTAGAGGATCGCAAGATAATCTCTCACTGTCAGATTGAAGTTTCAATCAATTACAAGGACTTGATTTCTCACCCCTCAGAAGGAGAATGGCTCAAAGTGGCCCCATTGAGAATCCTTAGTTTCGATATAGAATGTGCCGGTCGAAAAGGTATATTCCCCGAAGCCAAAATTGACCCAATCATTCAAATTGCGAACGTAGTCCAGCGACAAGGTGAGAAACGTCCGTTTATCCGTAATGTGTTTACCATCGATACATGTGCCCAGATTGTTGGAACTGAGATTTTTGAGAATACTAATGAAAGAGAGATGCTTATAAAGTGGAGGGATTTTATCGTTGAAAGTGACCCTGATGTTATTATTGGTTACAACACAACTAATTTCGATTTACCTTATCTATTAGACCGTGCAGAAGCCTTAGGAGTAGATGACTTTCCTTATTTCGGTAGACTGAGCAATGTCAGACAGACTGCCAAGGACTCGACTTTCTCATCCAAGGCATATGGTACTAGAGAGTCTAAGGTGATCAACATCGATGGAAGACTCCAGATTGATATGCTACAATACATCCAGAGAGAATACAAGCTGCGTAGTTACACCCTGAACTCGGTTAGTGCAAATTTCCTGGACGAGCAAAAGGAAGACGTACATCATTCTATTATTACAGAATTACAAAATGGTACAGCAgaatccagaagaagacttgCTGTATACTGTCTGAAAGATTCTTATCTACCGTTGAGATTGATGGATAAGTTAATGACTCTAGTTAATTATACAGAAATGGCAAGAGTAACAGGTGTTCCTTTCTCGTTTCTCTTAACTCGTGGTCAGCAAATCAAGGTTATCTCGCAATTGTTCAGAAAAGCTCTTGAAACTGGCCTGGTAATTCCAAACTTGCGACAAGAAGGTTCATCTGATGAACAATATGAAGGTGCCACTGTTATTGAGCCTATTAGAGGTTACTATGATGTACCAATTTCAACCCTAGATTTCTCCAGTTTGTATCCCAGTATTATGATGGCTCATAACCTCTGTTACACAACACTACTGGATAAGCAGACCGTGGATAGGTTGAATTTGGTAAAAGATGTAGACTACACCCTGACTCCTAACAATGATATGTTTGTTAAAGCCAGTAAAAGAAAAGGATTGCTCCCCATTATTCTTGAAGAGTTACTCTCTGCTCGTAAACAAGCCAAAAATGACTTGAAGCGAGAAACTGATCCATTTAAGAGAGCAGTGTTAGATGGTCGTCAACTGGCATTGAAGATTTCAGCAAACTCGGTATATGGATTTACGGGTGCTACCATTGGTAAACTTCCGTGCCTGGCAATCTCATCGTCAGTTACGGCATTTGGTAGACAGATGATTGAACAGACTAAAACTGAGGTCGAAAAGACTTATTCAATTGCCAATGGCTACAAATACAATGCCCAGGTTGTATACGGAGATACAGATTCAGTAATGGTAAAATTTGGGCCTCAGGATCTTAAAGAGTGCATGGACCTAGGACTCGAAGCTGCTAATCATGTCTCCTCCAAGTTCCTAAAACCCATCAAACTGGAATTCGAGAAGGTCTATTTCCCTTATTTGTTAATCAATAAGAAGCGTTATGCTGGTCTTTACTGGACTCGTCCTGAAAAATTCGATAAAATGGATACTAAGGGTATCGAGACGGTTCGTCGTGACAACTGTCGGCTTGTGCAAAATGTTATCGATACTGTATTGCGTAAGATTCTCATTGATCGTGATACGGATGGAGCACAAAACTATGTGAAACAAATGATATCTAATCTGCTCCGTAACCAGGTTGATTTGTCTCAACTGGTAATCACGAAAGCTCTATCCAGAAACGATTATGCTGGTAAGCAGGCTCATGTTGAATTAGCTGAAAGAATGCGGAAGCGTGATGCTGGTTCCGCTCCAACATTAGGAGATCGTGTGGCTTATGTTATTATCAAAGGTACTGTGGGAGGCAAGAACTACGAGAAATCAGAGGATCCAATCTATGTTCTTGATAACAACATTCCTATTGATACAAAATACTACCTGGAGAACCAACTTGCTAACCCTCTTATTCGTATTTTTGAACCTATTCTAGGAAAAGATAAGGCGCAGCAGTTATTGACTGGTGAGCATACTCGTACGATTTCGGTGGCTACTCCTTCCACTGGTGGCTTGATGAAGTTTGCAGTTAAGACGGAGCTTTGTAAGAGTTGTAAACGACCTCTACGTGGTGCTTACGCCAAGGGAGCTGTTTGTCAAGACTGTACGGATAGAGCAGAAGAACTATATATGGATACACTTGCTAAAGTGAATGCTTTAGAGGAGAAATTTGCCCGTCTTTGGACCCAATGTCAAAGATGTCAAGGAAGTTTGCATCAGGATGTTCTCTGTTCCAGTAAAGATTGTCCTATATTTTATATGCGTAAGAAGTCGCAAAAGGATGTTCAAAATGGCATTGCCGAATTGGCTAAATTTGATCACACTGCATGgtaa
- the HDA1 gene encoding histone deacetylase HDA1 → MSSGTGDEVEQPKKSGVVEGSEQHAFKEEEPSKERNVKLLGNGGSEPETGSNGPSSNSANVPVKVDSNSGVTADVMDTDLNDVTSGPSEPANGDPLLHAQEHAHEHEHEQEAAHVLDSLVSLSHNTVETDIDEVSAATAAAASAAAANAAAATVTAANAAASAAATAATTASAAAAIASVAATTAAAEADAEAREKTTSISVNSNGLSKLDGDGNINPAISTDGSVSSLIGAATALKGEGDMVDVTTPSMTPGSATIAPHSLSLTPTLDHASAPASDAMDISGDDELSHRVNGEATSQSHSLLPFEDTTSFNQSTGQKRKRDEGEQRVEPKGAGDISDLKINRTEQPLSYDSISLSSSASPSVAHSTGGLINNVATTAIVSAVAPQLTHVPLKTGLCYDVRMRYHSRIVTSPYDYVDPHPEDPRRIYRIYKAIAEAGLITDPNLEGVDDLGPLVQKIPVREASAEEILLVHSQEHLDFVESTATMPRERLIEETEKGDSIYLNNDSHMAARLSCGGSIEACRAVVERKVKNSIAIVRPPGHHAEPKTPGGFCLFSNVAVAAKAMLRDYPESVRRVMIIDWDVHHGNGTQHAFLDDDRVLYISLHRYEGGRFYPGTDFGAHTVVGEGPGKGYSVNIPWSHPGMGDGDYIYAFHKVIMPLALEFDPDLVIVSSGFDAAEGDLIGGCLVSPNGYGYMTHLLKSLANGNLVVVLEGGYSLSAIATSALAVVKVLLGDPNGVPKTKRPSSSAIRVIDDVIKVQSQFWKSLKPEINVVNLGEADRHVRLTDAIRGSLAQKLATKHDLSLLPILNDNLPMVQDSQLLASPKIHSKEKIIIIVHDAPEVWADRDPVTGAIDPNKSIVVDATETFINWGVENNYGILDINVPGDSDIMDDGYTIVANSQETLIYVWDNYIEYFDAKHIVFVGTGDAYAGIVHLAGHREIRERTDAIVCFIGDISLKPITPVLDEYVTDWFFRSSLIFTSKEHPSWDVRINPKKPRKKFGRVIQSDSLSVYDIVDERFEEATEFIEELVDGEEEE, encoded by the coding sequence ATGAGTAGCGGCACTGGTGATGAGGTGGAACAGCCTAAAAAGTCAGGTGTAGTTGAAGGTAGCGAGCAACATGCTttcaaggaagaagaaccaagTAAAGAACGGAATGTCAAGCTGCTAGGTAATGGTGGATCGGAGCCCGAAACTGGTTCCAACGGTCCTTCCAGTAATAGTGCTAATGTTCCTGTCAAAGTCGATTCTAATTCCGGAGTAACCGCTGATGTTATGGATACTGATCTTAATGACGTGACTTCTGGTCCATCTGAACCAGCGAATGGAGATCCATTACTTCATGCCCAAGAACATGCTCACGAGCATGAACACGAACAGGAAGCTGCTCATGTTTTAGATTCATTGGTTTCCTTGTCACATAACACGGTGGAGACTGATATAGATGAAGTgtctgctgccactgctgctgccgcttctgctgctgctgccaatgccgctgctgccactgttaccgctgccaatgctgctgccagcgctgctgctactgctgccactactgccagtgctgctgctgccattgcttctgttgctgcgactactgctgctgctgaagctgatgctgaagctCGTGAAAAAACTACATCGATATCCGTGAACTCAAATGGCCTTTCAAAACTTGATGGCGATGGTAATATAAATCCAGCCATTAGTACGGATGGCTCTGTCTCGTCCCTAATTGGAGCTGCTACAGCATTAAAGGGTGAAGGAGATATGGTAGATGTAACGACACCTAGTATGACGCCAGGGAGTGCAACAATAGCACCTCATTCTTTGTCGCTTACTCCCACTTTAGATCATGCGTCTGCTCCTGCGTCCGATGCAATGGATATATCTGGTGATGACGAACTGAGTCATAGAGTTAATGGAGAAGCAACATCCCAATCGCATTCACTACTACCGTTTGAGGATACCACATCATTCAACCAAAGCACGGGACAAAAACGCAAACGTGACGAAGGTGAACAACGTGTAGAGCCAAAAGGTGCAGGTGATATCAGCGATTTGAAGATCAATCGAACAGAACAACCACTGTCTTATGATTCGATCTCTctgtcttcttcagcctCTCCTTCAGTAGCTCACAGCACAGGTGGTCTAATTAATAACGTCGCTACCACTGCTATTGTATCTGCAGTTGCACCTCAACTCACACATGTGCCTCTCAAGACTGGTCTATGTTATGATGTCAGGATGAGATATCACTCACGAATTGTCACCTCTCCATATGATTATGTTGATCCACATCCTGAAGACCCAAGGCGTATATATAGAATCTACAAGGCCATTGCCGAAGCAGGGCTTATCACCGATCCAAACCTGGAAGGTGTCGATGACTTAGGGCCCTTGGTTCAGAAGATTCCTGTGCGTGAGGCCAGTGCCGAAGAGATTTTACTTGTCCATAGTCAGGAACATCTTGACTTTGTTGAGTCTACTGCGACAATGCCTAGAGAGCGGTTAATTGAAGAAACCGAAAAGGGAGACTCAATCTATCTTAATAACGACTCTCATATGGCAGCTAGGCTCTCTTGTGGTGGTTCTATTGAAGCTTGTAGAGCTGTTGTCGAGCGCAAAGTGAAGAATTCAATCGCAATTGTAAGACCCCCGGGTCATCATGCTGAGCCCAAAACACCTGGTGggttttgtttattttccaATGTCGCTGTGGCAGCCAAGGCCATGCTTCGTGATTATCCCGAGTCAGTTAGACGGGTAATGATCATTGACTGGGATGTCCACCACGGCAATGGTACTCAACATGCGTTTTTGGATGATGATAGAGTGCTATACATTTCACTACATCGTTATGAAGGGGGCAGATTTTATCCTGGAACTGATTTTGGTGCCCATACCGTGGTAGGTGAAGGTCCCGGCAAGGGCTATTCTGTTAATATTCCCTGGTCTCATCCAGGAATGGGTGATGGtgattatatatatgcaTTCCATAAGGTCATTATGCCTCTGGCGCTGGAGTTCGATCCTGATTTAGTTATCGTGTCGTCTGGTTTTGACGCTGCTGAGGGTGACTTAATCGGTGGTTGTTTAGTATCACCTAATGGATATGGATATATGACTCATTTACTGAAATCTCTTGCAAATGGAAATCTAGTCGTGGTCCTGGAAGGAGGTTACAGTCTTTCGGCTATTGCTACATCTGCTTTAGCTGTCGTCAAGGTACTATTGGGAGACCCTAATGGCGTGCCCAAAACCAAACGGCCTAGTTCATCGGCAATTCGCGTCATCGACGACGTGATCAAAGTTCAATCGCAATTTTGGAAGAGTCTGAAGCCGGAGATTAATGTTGTAAACCTTGGCGAGGCGGATCGACATGTACGATTAACAGATGCCATTCGTGGTTCACTAGCTCAGAAATTGGCTACTAAGCATGACTTATCCTTGCTACCCATTCTTAATGACAACCTTCCTATGGTTCAAGATAGCCAGCTTCTGGCGTCTCCTAAAATCCactcaaaagaaaaaattattattattgttcaCGATGCGCCCGAAGTGTGGGCAGATCGTGACCCAGTTACTGGTGCCATTGACCCAAACAAATCGATTGTAGTCGATGCTACCGAGACATTTATTAATTGGGGTGTTGAAAATAACTATGGTATTTTGGATATCAACGTACCTGGTGATAGCGATATTATGGATGACGGGTATACGATAGTTGCAAACTCGCAGGAGACTTTGATTTATGTGTGGGACAATTATATTGAGTATTTTGATGCCAAACATATTGTATTCGTCGGTACCGGTGATGCCTATGCGGGAATTGTTCATTTGGCGGGCCACCGTGAGATCCGGGAGCGTACAGATGCTATCGTATGTTTTATTGGCGACATTTCTCTGAAGCCAATAACTCCGGTTTTGGATGAGTATGTTACAGACTGGTTCTTCCGATCGTCCCTAATATTCACGTCTAAAGAACATCCATCTTGGGACGTACGCATTAATCCAAAGAAACCGCGGAAGAAGTTCGGCCGTGTCATCCAGTCCGACTCTCTTAGCGTCTATGATATCGTTGATGAGCGTTTCGAAGAGGCTACTGAGTTCATCGAAGAGTTGGTAGACGGCGAGGAGGAAGAATAG